A window of Pirellula sp. SH-Sr6A contains these coding sequences:
- a CDS encoding DUF6265 family protein: MHSLCLTTPSRSQALSWTCIVWLVALGWISSPVAAQSTAPAGLYSRENLIAWCIVPFDSKKRTPAERAEMLQDLGIRKFAYDYRAEHIPTFEEEISQTRKHGIEISAWWFPTQLNDEAKHILSVISKNKIHPQLWVMGGGGAKMSAEQEASFIESEKKRLRPIADAAAEIGCKVGLYNHGGWFGKPENMVKLLRAIDRPNVGIVYNLHHAHDELDRLPEVLELLAPHLLVLNVNGMQTAGDQVGKKILVIGEGDRDVEVFKAIQNSKYRGPIGILNHTDNDARTQLQANLAGLTKLTSKLASGESSSSLEPMCISLAQGESPEPITADALSWLAGSWRGKGLGGECVETWSEPIAGSLVGSFLFAENGKPVFSEVFTISPSGRSVTLKLKHFGADMVGWEEKDKYVEFPFVKRIGNRFHFDGLTYIQVSPTQMQAIVRMKQKDGASKELMFEFERSK, translated from the coding sequence ATGCACTCTCTATGTCTTACGACTCCATCTCGATCGCAGGCACTCAGTTGGACTTGCATTGTCTGGCTGGTCGCCCTGGGGTGGATTTCTTCCCCCGTCGCAGCGCAATCAACGGCACCTGCGGGGCTCTATTCACGCGAGAATTTGATAGCGTGGTGTATCGTTCCCTTCGACAGCAAAAAGCGAACACCTGCCGAGCGAGCCGAGATGCTGCAGGACCTGGGGATTCGAAAGTTCGCGTACGATTACCGGGCGGAGCACATACCTACTTTCGAAGAGGAAATCTCGCAAACACGAAAACACGGGATCGAAATCAGCGCTTGGTGGTTTCCCACCCAGCTCAACGATGAAGCCAAACACATTCTTTCGGTCATCTCCAAGAACAAGATTCATCCACAGCTGTGGGTGATGGGAGGAGGTGGCGCGAAGATGTCTGCGGAACAAGAAGCATCCTTTATCGAGTCCGAAAAGAAAAGGCTTCGGCCGATTGCGGACGCGGCTGCCGAGATTGGCTGCAAAGTGGGACTCTACAATCATGGTGGTTGGTTTGGGAAGCCAGAAAATATGGTGAAACTGCTTCGTGCCATCGATCGCCCGAACGTTGGGATCGTTTACAACCTGCATCATGCTCACGATGAACTCGATCGGCTTCCAGAAGTCCTCGAGCTTCTTGCTCCTCATTTGCTGGTACTCAATGTCAATGGCATGCAAACGGCCGGTGATCAAGTTGGAAAGAAGATTCTGGTCATAGGTGAAGGGGATCGCGATGTGGAGGTCTTCAAGGCTATCCAAAATTCAAAGTACCGCGGTCCTATCGGGATTCTCAATCACACGGACAACGACGCTCGCACTCAGCTCCAAGCGAATTTGGCGGGGCTCACAAAACTGACTTCGAAGCTGGCATCGGGGGAATCGAGCTCGAGCCTGGAACCGATGTGCATCTCGCTCGCTCAGGGAGAATCGCCCGAGCCCATCACCGCCGATGCCTTGTCGTGGCTCGCAGGGAGTTGGCGAGGCAAAGGACTCGGGGGAGAGTGTGTCGAGACCTGGAGCGAGCCGATCGCAGGCTCTCTAGTTGGGAGCTTTCTCTTCGCCGAGAATGGCAAACCCGTGTTCAGCGAGGTCTTCACGATTTCGCCATCAGGCCGTTCTGTCACCTTGAAGCTGAAGCACTTCGGAGCCGACATGGTCGGTTGGGAGGAAAAGGACAAGTATGTGGAGTTTCCATTTGTGAAGCGAATCGGCAATCGCTTTCACTTTGACGGCCTTACCTATATCCAGGTCTCCCCAACCCAAATGCAGGCAATCGTTCGCATGAAGCAAAAGGATGGAGCGTCGAAGGAATTGATGTTCGAATTCGAGCGTTCTAAGTGA